The following are from one region of the Arcobacter defluvii genome:
- a CDS encoding type IV pili methyl-accepting chemotaxis transducer N-terminal domain-containing protein — MKNNKISTKIKSLGILFFILMASIIATTIYLNDKSKKDALIINIAGKQRMLTQNISKNIFYLYQHKESSFIELENSTTEFIYNLNSLKDGNNLLGIKKAPTEEIASQLSKVEILWKSFFQNIIKFKDLINKKDESSEILLKNIVNSIYTTNTILLKEVDTLVSMYTNYSEEKSNYLKYVQYFFASLIVLLIIYSFLQLKAMEDNVKKFLEESKKIVEQNPTKPLTPIKIEAENEIIEATQTINHFIDKINSVMSYSTNAIEQSKNASLKLDELTDEFDNIIYELTNSADISKQLNRSEDIVIQSQEYLINSTKRLQELKNELGKILKSCDTKISS, encoded by the coding sequence ATGAAAAACAATAAAATAAGTACGAAAATAAAATCTCTGGGCATTTTATTTTTTATTTTAATGGCAAGTATAATTGCTACAACAATTTATTTAAACGACAAAAGTAAAAAAGATGCTTTAATTATAAATATTGCTGGAAAACAAAGAATGTTAACTCAAAATATTTCAAAAAATATTTTTTATTTGTATCAACATAAAGAGAGTTCTTTTATAGAATTAGAAAATTCAACAACAGAATTTATCTATAATTTAAATTCTCTAAAAGATGGAAATAATCTTTTAGGTATAAAAAAAGCTCCAACAGAAGAGATAGCAAGTCAATTATCAAAAGTTGAGATTTTATGGAAAAGTTTTTTTCAAAACATAATCAAATTTAAAGATTTAATCAACAAAAAAGATGAATCTTCTGAAATTTTATTAAAAAATATTGTAAATTCAATTTATACAACAAACACTATTTTATTAAAAGAAGTGGATACTTTAGTTTCAATGTATACAAATTATAGTGAAGAAAAAAGCAATTATTTAAAATATGTTCAATATTTCTTTGCTTCACTTATTGTTTTATTAATTATTTATAGTTTTTTGCAGTTAAAAGCGATGGAAGATAATGTAAAAAAATTTTTAGAAGAGTCTAAAAAAATAGTTGAACAAAATCCTACTAAACCTTTAACTCCAATAAAAATTGAGGCAGAAAATGAAATTATTGAAGCAACTCAAACAATAAATCACTTTATTGATAAAATTAATTCTGTTATGAGTTATTCCACAAATGCAATTGAACAATCAAAAAATGCTTCCTTAAAACTTGATGAATTGACAGATGAGTTTGATAATATAATTTATGAATTAACTAATTCAGCTGATATTTCAAAACAGTTAAATAGAAGTGAAGATATTGTTATTCAATCGCAAGAATATCTGATAAATTCAACAAAAAGATTGCAAGAATTAAAAAATGAATTGGGTAAAATTCTAAAATCTTGTGATACTAAAATTTCATCTTAA
- a CDS encoding Crp/Fnr family transcriptional regulator, translating to MILIETIKKIDFFNTLNEEQLNIIASFSNVSKYESKSILFYESDIKNHLLFLVDGLIKIYKVDKFGNEIFLYHIYKNSMISELSSMKSNDIYCFSNAEFVENSTILSVNFEKLQEYFLSKNILTTELMEILLDKTHQLQCIVNRELVFDATAKVAFMLNQDLEMFNKLKRQEVSFMLHIQPETLSRVLKRLSRDEIISIDNGEVIIENQNELICIFKGVGV from the coding sequence TTGATTTTAATAGAAACAATAAAAAAAATAGACTTTTTTAATACTTTAAATGAAGAACAATTAAATATAATTGCATCTTTTTCTAATGTTTCAAAATATGAAAGTAAATCAATTTTGTTTTATGAAAGTGATATTAAAAATCATCTACTTTTTTTAGTTGATGGATTAATAAAAATATATAAAGTTGATAAATTTGGAAATGAGATATTTTTATATCATATTTATAAAAATTCAATGATTAGTGAATTATCCTCTATGAAATCAAATGATATTTACTGTTTTTCAAATGCTGAATTTGTTGAAAACTCAACTATTTTATCAGTAAATTTTGAGAAATTACAAGAATATTTTTTATCGAAAAATATTTTAACAACAGAATTAATGGAAATTTTACTTGATAAAACACATCAATTACAATGTATTGTAAATAGAGAATTAGTATTTGACGCAACAGCAAAAGTTGCATTTATGTTAAATCAAGATTTGGAAATGTTTAATAAATTAAAAAGACAAGAAGTTTCATTTATGTTACATATTCAACCTGAAACGTTGTCAAGAGTTTTAAAAAGATTATCAAGAGATGAGATAATAAGTATTGATAATGGTGAAGTTATAATAGAAAATCAAAATGAACTAATCTGTATCTTCAAAGGAGTTGGAGTATGA
- the napG gene encoding ferredoxin-type protein NapG — protein MDTSRNQPINERRKFFLSIARAAGLAVLGGLTWSAYVSEVKATSLILRPPGALDENDFLATCIKCGICVEACPFDTLKLAKPGDNKPLGTPFFEPRKVPCYMCTDIPCVPVCPTDALNIKSVQNENGKLDISKAKMGVAVIDDSSCIAFWGIQCDACYRACPLLGEAISIEYSKNERTGKHAFLKPVVHTDVCTGCGLCEKACVTQKAAIFVLPRNVALGVAGDHYVQGWNKEDEKRVQNATSSTTKTKLSKDSAVDSLNSSKDMEDLLK, from the coding sequence ATGGATACATCAAGAAACCAACCAATTAATGAAAGAAGAAAATTCTTTTTAAGTATTGCAAGAGCTGCGGGTCTTGCAGTGCTTGGGGGATTAACTTGGAGTGCTTATGTTAGTGAAGTAAAAGCTACATCGTTGATTTTAAGACCACCAGGGGCTCTTGATGAAAATGATTTTTTAGCAACTTGTATTAAATGTGGGATATGCGTTGAAGCCTGTCCATTTGATACATTAAAATTAGCAAAACCAGGTGATAATAAACCTCTTGGAACACCTTTTTTTGAGCCAAGAAAAGTTCCTTGTTATATGTGTACAGATATTCCATGTGTTCCTGTTTGTCCAACAGATGCACTAAATATCAAATCAGTACAAAATGAAAATGGGAAACTTGATATTTCAAAAGCAAAAATGGGTGTTGCAGTTATTGATGATAGTTCTTGTATAGCTTTTTGGGGGATTCAATGTGATGCTTGTTATAGAGCTTGCCCTCTTTTAGGAGAAGCAATTAGTATTGAATATTCAAAAAATGAAAGAACAGGAAAACACGCATTTTTAAAACCAGTTGTACATACAGATGTTTGTACAGGTTGTGGTTTATGCGAAAAAGCCTGTGTTACTCAAAAAGCAGCAATTTTTGTTCTGCCAAGAAATGTAGCTTTAGGAGTTGCAGGTGATCATTATGTTCAAGGTTGGAATAAAGAAGACGAAAAAAGAGTACAAAATGCTACAAGCAGTACAACAAAAACAAAACTTAGTAAAGATAGTGCAGTTGATTCCTTGAATAGCTCTAAAGATATGGAGGATTTATTAAAATGA
- a CDS encoding glycosyl transferase, translating into MNFKKYIKAVGTGVKGNRNLSKDEIFDAIESILENRVTPAQIGAFLIGWRTKLETNEELSGAVEALRKFMKFKRVENSIELGYSFDGRCENPFLFPLFENILDEFYKKNSDVKRLDLVISGDYLQPAKVGITTKEIFQNIDKGQYIHFFDRVEYLKELSDITPLRHELGLRTAFNTVEKLLNPAFSEYGVTTAFHKPYVQKYLEIFAPYFEEVVVVKASEGSPEVFKDGKFWKLKNNQIIEESFSLKDFGVNYSKEFENITLEESLNIVKNPDDEILKLAKFNVALYLLFSNRVASLKEAWQRLN; encoded by the coding sequence ATGAATTTTAAGAAATACATAAAAGCTGTTGGAACAGGTGTAAAAGGAAATAGAAATTTATCAAAAGATGAAATTTTTGATGCAATAGAATCTATATTAGAAAATAGAGTAACTCCTGCTCAAATTGGAGCATTTCTAATTGGTTGGAGAACTAAACTTGAAACAAATGAAGAGCTAAGTGGAGCAGTAGAAGCTTTAAGAAAATTTATGAAATTTAAAAGAGTTGAAAATTCAATAGAACTTGGATATTCATTTGACGGAAGATGTGAAAATCCTTTTTTATTTCCTCTATTTGAAAATATTTTAGATGAGTTTTATAAAAAAAATAGTGATGTGAAAAGATTAGATTTGGTAATTTCAGGGGATTATTTACAACCAGCAAAAGTGGGAATTACAACAAAAGAAATTTTTCAAAATATTGACAAAGGTCAATACATACATTTTTTTGATAGGGTAGAATACTTAAAAGAGTTAAGTGATATTACTCCTTTACGACACGAATTGGGTTTAAGAACAGCATTTAATACAGTTGAAAAACTTTTGAATCCAGCTTTTAGTGAATATGGAGTAACAACAGCTTTTCATAAACCTTATGTACAAAAATATTTAGAAATTTTTGCTCCATATTTTGAAGAAGTTGTTGTTGTTAAAGCAAGTGAAGGAAGTCCAGAAGTATTTAAAGATGGAAAATTTTGGAAACTAAAAAATAATCAAATAATTGAAGAGAGTTTTTCTTTAAAAGATTTTGGAGTTAATTACTCTAAAGAGTTTGAGAATATAACTCTTGAAGAATCTTTAAATATTGTAAAAAATCCGGATGATGAAATTTTAAAACTTGCTAAATTTAATGTTGCTTTATATCTTTTATTTTCAAATAGAGTTGCTTCTTTAAAAGAAGCATGGCAAAGATTAAACTAG
- the cobA gene encoding uroporphyrinogen-III C-methyltransferase, which produces MPKVYLTGAGPGDVELLTLKALKVIENADVLIYDRLVNPEILKMVKKSCDLIYVGKEDKKHTLPQEEINELIYQASLKYENVVRLKGGDPFVFGRGGEEALYLQERDIKFEIIPGISSAIAVPAYAGIPVTHRGLTTSFRVVTGHENPKKKISQIEWETFLNDETIVFLMGYHNIELISSKLISLGKRKDYPCAVISKGTTKEQKVIVGTLENIVEKSKNLPTPAMIVIGEVVNLKEKIQWFN; this is translated from the coding sequence ATGCCCAAAGTTTATCTAACAGGAGCGGGTCCTGGAGATGTTGAATTACTTACTTTAAAAGCGCTAAAAGTTATAGAAAATGCTGATGTATTAATTTATGATAGATTAGTTAACCCAGAAATTCTAAAAATGGTAAAAAAATCTTGCGATTTAATTTATGTTGGAAAAGAAGATAAAAAACATACTCTTCCTCAAGAAGAGATAAATGAACTTATTTATCAAGCTTCATTAAAATATGAAAATGTTGTAAGACTAAAAGGTGGAGATCCTTTTGTTTTTGGTAGGGGTGGAGAAGAAGCTCTTTATTTACAAGAAAGAGATATAAAATTTGAAATTATTCCTGGTATTAGTTCTGCTATTGCTGTTCCTGCATATGCTGGGATTCCTGTAACTCACAGAGGATTAACAACATCTTTTAGAGTTGTAACAGGTCATGAAAATCCTAAAAAGAAAATATCTCAAATTGAATGGGAAACTTTTTTAAATGATGAAACTATTGTGTTTTTAATGGGTTATCATAATATTGAATTAATCTCTTCAAAACTTATCTCTTTAGGAAAAAGAAAAGATTATCCCTGTGCAGTTATTTCAAAAGGTACAACAAAAGAACAAAAAGTCATAGTTGGAACATTAGAAAATATTGTAGAAAAATCTAAAAATTTACCAACTCCTGCAATGATTGTTATAGGAGAAGTTGTAAATTTAAAAGAAAAAATTCAATGGTTTAACTAA
- the napA gene encoding nitrate reductase catalytic subunit NapA: MSLSRRDFLKSSAAASAAAAIGMTVPADLQAQANAAEGGWRWDKAACRFCGTGCGIMLATKEGKIVAVKGDPAAPVNRGLNCIKGYFNAKIMYGADRLKQPLLRVNSKGEFDKKGDFAPVSWQRAFDEMEKHIRVALKEKGPEGIGIFASGQYTIMEGYAALKMMKAGFRSNAFDPNARHCMASAVTGFYQTFGIDEPSGCYDDIELTDTVVAWGSNMAEMHPILWSRVTDRKLSAPDKVKVINISTYRHRTSDLADIEIIFTPNTDLALWNYIAREIVYNHPESIDWDFVKEHIVFAASPVNIGYGMRRSDEKSIKDGKYTDLEMQTISKEMEKIVSETEAPALAPYGYKAGDKLVNKNTGLAHWEISFEDYKKSLEPYTLDYVAKISKGNPDEDIEEFKKKLQTLADLYIEKNRKVVSFWTMGMNQHTRGTWVNTLSYNVHFLLNKQAKPGSGAFSLTGQPSACGTAREVGTFTHRLPADMMVANPKDRAVTEKAWNIPAGTLNPKGDQHIMKIHRDIEDGNIKFAWVNVCNPYQDTASATHWVKAAREMDNFIVTSDGYPGISAKVSDLILPSAMIYEKWGGYGNAERRTQLWRQQVVPVGDAMSDTWQWVELSKRFTVKDLWGEQSLNSTKGETKLPDVIAAAKAMGYDENTTMYEILFANKKAKSYKIDPKDPVQAGYDNTDGSGDSRNVIGSDGKPWKGYGFFIQKYLFEEYADFGRGHGHDLADFDTYHRVRGLKWPVVDGKETQWRFNTKYDPYAKKANPDSDFAFYGTIAKELAQGDLLGVKDQTKKSLKNKAKIFARPYMDPPEIPNEEYPVWLSTGRVLEHWHSGTMTMRVPELYRAVPEALCYMHPEDAKTYGVKQGSLCWVESRRGKVKARVETRGRNRPSRGLVFVPWFDEKVFINKVCLDATCPQSGQTDYKKCAVKIYQA; the protein is encoded by the coding sequence ATGTCGCTTTCAAGAAGAGACTTCCTAAAAAGCTCAGCAGCAGCAAGTGCAGCAGCAGCAATTGGTATGACAGTACCTGCTGATTTACAAGCACAAGCAAATGCAGCTGAAGGTGGATGGAGATGGGATAAGGCAGCTTGCCGATTCTGTGGAACTGGTTGTGGGATTATGCTAGCTACTAAAGAGGGAAAAATCGTTGCAGTAAAAGGTGATCCAGCAGCACCAGTTAATAGAGGACTTAATTGTATCAAAGGTTACTTCAATGCAAAAATTATGTATGGAGCAGATAGATTAAAACAACCTTTATTAAGAGTTAATTCAAAAGGTGAATTTGACAAAAAAGGTGATTTTGCACCTGTTTCTTGGCAAAGAGCTTTTGATGAGATGGAAAAACACATAAGAGTTGCACTAAAAGAAAAAGGTCCAGAAGGGATTGGAATTTTTGCTTCAGGTCAATATACAATTATGGAAGGTTATGCTGCATTAAAAATGATGAAAGCAGGATTTAGATCAAATGCTTTTGACCCAAATGCAAGACATTGTATGGCATCAGCAGTAACTGGGTTTTATCAAACTTTTGGAATAGATGAACCTAGTGGCTGTTATGATGATATTGAACTAACTGATACTGTTGTAGCTTGGGGTTCAAATATGGCAGAGATGCACCCTATTTTATGGTCAAGGGTAACAGATAGAAAATTAAGTGCTCCGGATAAAGTAAAAGTTATAAATATTTCAACATATAGACATAGAACTTCTGATTTAGCTGATATTGAAATTATTTTTACTCCAAATACTGACTTAGCATTATGGAATTATATTGCAAGAGAAATCGTATATAATCACCCAGAATCAATTGATTGGGATTTCGTAAAAGAACATATCGTATTTGCAGCAAGTCCAGTTAATATTGGTTATGGTATGAGAAGAAGTGATGAAAAATCTATCAAAGATGGAAAATATACAGATTTAGAGATGCAAACTATTTCTAAAGAGATGGAAAAAATTGTTTCTGAAACTGAAGCTCCAGCACTTGCTCCATATGGATATAAAGCAGGAGATAAACTTGTAAACAAAAATACTGGTTTAGCACACTGGGAAATCTCTTTTGAAGATTATAAAAAATCTTTAGAGCCTTATACACTTGATTATGTGGCAAAAATTTCAAAAGGAAATCCTGATGAAGATATTGAAGAGTTTAAGAAAAAACTTCAAACTTTAGCTGATTTATATATTGAAAAAAATAGAAAAGTTGTATCTTTCTGGACAATGGGAATGAATCAACATACAAGAGGAACATGGGTAAATACACTTTCATATAATGTTCACTTCTTATTAAATAAACAAGCAAAACCAGGAAGTGGTGCATTCTCACTAACAGGTCAACCTAGTGCTTGTGGAACAGCAAGAGAAGTTGGAACATTTACTCATAGACTTCCAGCTGATATGATGGTTGCAAATCCAAAAGATAGAGCAGTTACTGAAAAAGCGTGGAATATTCCTGCTGGAACTTTAAATCCAAAAGGTGACCAACATATTATGAAAATCCACAGAGATATCGAAGATGGAAATATCAAATTTGCTTGGGTAAATGTTTGTAATCCATATCAAGATACAGCAAGTGCAACACACTGGGTAAAAGCAGCAAGGGAAATGGATAATTTCATCGTAACAAGTGATGGATATCCTGGAATTTCGGCAAAAGTATCTGACTTAATTTTACCATCTGCTATGATTTATGAAAAATGGGGTGGATATGGAAATGCTGAAAGAAGAACTCAACTTTGGAGACAACAAGTAGTTCCAGTTGGAGATGCAATGTCTGATACATGGCAATGGGTTGAACTTTCAAAAAGATTTACAGTAAAAGATTTATGGGGTGAACAATCACTTAATAGTACAAAAGGTGAAACTAAACTTCCAGATGTAATTGCAGCAGCTAAAGCTATGGGATATGATGAAAATACAACTATGTATGAAATCTTATTTGCAAATAAAAAAGCAAAATCTTATAAAATAGATCCAAAAGACCCTGTTCAAGCTGGTTATGATAACACTGATGGATCTGGAGATTCAAGAAATGTTATTGGTAGTGATGGAAAACCTTGGAAAGGATATGGATTCTTTATCCAAAAATATCTATTTGAAGAGTATGCTGATTTTGGTAGAGGCCATGGACACGATTTAGCTGACTTTGATACTTACCATAGAGTAAGAGGACTTAAATGGCCAGTTGTTGATGGTAAAGAGACTCAATGGAGATTTAATACTAAATATGACCCTTATGCTAAAAAAGCAAATCCTGATAGTGATTTTGCATTCTATGGAACAATTGCAAAAGAGTTAGCGCAAGGTGATTTACTTGGAGTTAAAGACCAAACTAAAAAATCATTAAAAAACAAAGCAAAAATCTTTGCACGTCCTTATATGGATCCACCTGAAATACCAAATGAAGAGTATCCAGTTTGGCTAAGTACAGGGAGAGTTTTAGAGCATTGGCATAGTGGAACTATGACTATGAGGGTTCCTGAACTATATCGTGCAGTTCCTGAAGCACTTTGTTATATGCACCCAGAAGATGCAAAAACTTATGGTGTAAAACAAGGTTCACTTTGTTGGGTTGAAAGTAGACGTGGAAAAGTAAAAGCAAGGGTTGAAACAAGAGGTAGAAATAGACCATCTCGAGGTTTAGTATTTGTTCCTTGGTTTGACGAAAAAGTATTTATCAACAAAGTTTGTTTAGATGCAACTTGTCCACAATCAGGGCAAACAGATTATAAAAAGTGTGCAGTAAAAATTTATCAAGCGTAA
- the moaA gene encoding GTP 3',8-cyclase MoaA, protein MLIDGFGRTVDYLRVSVTERCNFRCQYCMPEKPFSWVPKENLLSYEDLFKFIKVSIDEGIKKVRITGGEPLLREGLDIFIKMVFDYKNDIDLALTTNGFLLAKAAQKLKDAGLKRINISLDSLDSSTVAKMAQKDVLSNVLEGIKAADEVGLKIKINCVPLKGINDKDIIEVLEFCRAKGYVVRFIEFMENHHAKDGVKGLNSDELKAIISKKYPNFKMIPRDTSSPAQYYEFEDGYQFGIIEPHKDDFCAACNRIRLTSEGYLIPCLYFEDAMSIKDAVQNNRIDEAVEILKKVLQNKPEKNKWSTTGDNETSSRAFYQTGG, encoded by the coding sequence ATGTTAATAGATGGATTTGGAAGAACGGTTGATTATCTAAGAGTTTCTGTAACTGAAAGATGTAATTTTAGATGTCAATATTGTATGCCAGAAAAACCTTTTTCTTGGGTTCCTAAAGAGAATCTTTTATCTTATGAAGATTTATTTAAATTTATAAAAGTTTCAATTGATGAAGGAATAAAAAAAGTTAGAATTACAGGTGGTGAACCACTTTTACGAGAAGGTCTTGATATTTTTATAAAAATGGTTTTTGATTATAAAAATGATATTGATTTAGCTTTAACAACAAATGGTTTTTTATTAGCAAAAGCAGCACAAAAATTAAAAGATGCTGGATTAAAAAGAATTAATATTTCTCTTGATTCTTTAGATTCATCAACTGTTGCTAAAATGGCACAAAAAGATGTCTTATCTAATGTTTTAGAGGGAATTAAAGCTGCTGATGAAGTAGGTTTAAAAATAAAAATAAATTGTGTTCCTTTAAAAGGGATAAATGATAAAGATATTATTGAAGTTTTAGAGTTTTGTAGAGCTAAAGGTTATGTAGTTAGATTTATTGAATTTATGGAAAATCATCATGCAAAAGATGGAGTAAAAGGATTAAATTCTGATGAACTAAAAGCAATTATTTCAAAAAAATATCCAAATTTTAAGATGATACCAAGAGATACAAGTTCTCCTGCTCAATACTACGAATTTGAAGATGGTTATCAATTTGGAATAATTGAACCTCATAAAGATGATTTTTGTGCAGCATGTAATAGAATTAGATTAACTTCTGAGGGGTATTTAATACCATGTTTGTATTTTGAAGATGCAATGAGTATAAAAGATGCTGTTCAAAATAATAGAATTGATGAAGCAGTTGAGATATTAAAAAAAGTTTTACAAAACAAACCTGAAAAAAATAAATGGTCGACAACAGGTGATAATGAGACATCAAGTAGAGCATTTTATCAAACTGGTGGATAA
- the rpsO gene encoding 30S ribosomal protein S15 — MALDQEVKAAIIAKYGKKDGDTGSSEVQIALLTEQIKILTEHLKVFKKDHSSRLGLLKMVGKRKRLLAYLKRNDYARFTELVASLGIRAK; from the coding sequence ATGGCTTTAGATCAGGAAGTAAAAGCAGCTATTATTGCAAAATATGGAAAAAAAGATGGAGATACAGGTTCTTCAGAAGTTCAAATTGCATTATTAACAGAGCAAATTAAAATTTTAACAGAACACTTAAAAGTTTTCAAAAAAGATCACTCTTCAAGATTAGGTCTTTTAAAAATGGTTGGAAAAAGAAAAAGATTATTAGCATACTTAAAAAGAAATGATTATGCTAGATTTACTGAATTAGTAGCTTCTTTAGGAATCAGAGCTAAATAA
- a CDS encoding RrF2 family transcriptional regulator produces the protein MLLTKKSEYALLSLIAIAKSDEPKNVDVLSKDLNISKSFLAKIMQNLAKYELVVSQRGVNGGFTLKKSWESITILEIVEAAEEKMPTVFECAPSLQSCPNQKAMSCTIWPLLNNLQFKVNDFLSKLTLKDIA, from the coding sequence ATGTTATTAACAAAAAAAAGTGAATATGCACTACTTTCTTTAATCGCAATTGCAAAAAGTGATGAACCAAAGAATGTAGATGTATTATCAAAAGATTTAAATATATCAAAATCATTTTTAGCAAAAATTATGCAAAATTTAGCAAAATATGAATTAGTAGTTTCTCAACGGGGAGTAAATGGTGGTTTTACACTGAAAAAATCTTGGGAAAGTATAACAATACTTGAAATAGTTGAAGCAGCAGAAGAAAAAATGCCAACGGTGTTTGAATGTGCTCCATCTTTACAAAGTTGTCCAAATCAAAAAGCAATGTCTTGTACAATTTGGCCTTTATTAAATAATTTGCAATTTAAAGTAAATGATTTTTTAAGTAAATTAACCTTAAAAGATATTGCTTAA
- a CDS encoding sensor domain-containing phosphodiesterase, whose protein sequence is MNESLQPENFLKLISKYLPDMLWAKDLDGNYLYANDCICKNLLMADPKEVIGKNDVFFAKREREKHPENKQWHTFGELCSNSDLIVLDEMKPMIFEEFGNIKGELVYLEVHKAPLHDETGKLIGTIGSGRDITAQVMLKKKNKKLVYYDQLTSLPNRQKILSDILEKTPTACAIFNIDEFKEVNDFFGTTNADKILQEIADWFLKLDFTTYRIDGDEFAILYYEDIPIDKIRHNIENILSLFEEEMFHIEEEHIHIRFSVGIAKEKENLLTKTDIAVHYAKENKIKIAVYEENANIEKKYKQNIAIATSIREALIDNRIVCYYQPIMNLETLKIDKYETLVRMIDKNNEIIPPLDFLNIAKKTKLYSHITKEVIHQACNTFKNSDKSFSINLSIDDIKDSSTVQEIIKTIIKTKTSNRIIFEILESEGIENYDEVVNFITQIKSIGAKIAIDDFGTGYSNFEHILKLNVDYIKIDGSLIKNIDKNEKHRIIVETIVDFAKKVEAKTVAEFVFDENIFNIVKKIGVNFSQGYYTGKPSSSI, encoded by the coding sequence ATGAATGAGTCTCTTCAACCTGAAAATTTTTTAAAATTAATTTCAAAATATTTACCTGATATGTTGTGGGCAAAAGATTTAGATGGAAATTATTTATATGCAAATGATTGTATTTGTAAAAATTTGTTAATGGCCGATCCAAAAGAAGTTATTGGAAAAAATGATGTTTTTTTTGCAAAAAGAGAAAGAGAAAAACATCCTGAAAATAAACAATGGCATACATTTGGTGAACTTTGTTCTAATTCTGATTTAATAGTTTTAGATGAGATGAAGCCTATGATTTTTGAAGAATTTGGAAATATAAAAGGTGAACTTGTTTATTTAGAAGTTCATAAAGCTCCTCTTCATGATGAAACTGGAAAATTAATAGGTACAATTGGAAGTGGAAGAGATATTACAGCTCAAGTTATGTTAAAAAAGAAAAATAAAAAACTTGTATATTATGATCAATTAACTTCTTTACCAAATAGACAAAAAATTCTTTCTGATATTTTAGAAAAAACTCCAACTGCTTGTGCAATTTTTAATATAGATGAATTTAAAGAAGTAAATGATTTTTTTGGAACTACAAATGCTGACAAAATTCTTCAAGAAATTGCTGACTGGTTCTTAAAACTTGACTTTACAACGTATAGAATTGATGGAGATGAATTTGCAATTTTATATTATGAAGATATTCCTATTGATAAAATAAGACATAATATTGAAAATATTTTATCACTTTTTGAAGAAGAGATGTTTCATATAGAAGAAGAGCATATTCATATTCGATTTTCTGTTGGAATTGCAAAAGAAAAAGAAAATTTATTAACAAAAACAGATATCGCTGTTCATTATGCAAAAGAAAACAAAATAAAAATTGCAGTTTATGAAGAAAATGCAAATATTGAAAAGAAATATAAACAAAATATTGCAATTGCAACTTCAATTAGAGAAGCTTTGATTGATAATAGAATTGTTTGTTATTACCAACCTATTATGAATTTAGAAACTCTAAAAATTGATAAATATGAAACTCTTGTTAGAATGATTGATAAAAATAATGAAATTATTCCTCCTTTAGATTTTCTAAATATTGCAAAAAAAACAAAACTTTATTCTCATATTACAAAAGAAGTTATACATCAAGCGTGTAATACTTTTAAAAATAGTGATAAAAGTTTTTCTATAAATTTGTCAATTGATGATATAAAAGATTCAAGCACAGTTCAAGAGATAATAAAAACAATAATAAAAACAAAAACATCAAATCGCATAATTTTTGAAATTTTAGAATCAGAAGGTATCGAAAATTATGATGAAGTTGTTAATTTTATAACTCAAATAAAATCTATTGGTGCAAAAATTGCTATTGATGATTTTGGAACAGGGTATTCAAATTTTGAACATATCTTAAAACTAAATGTTGACTATATAAAAATTGATGGTTCATTAATAAAAAATATTGATAAAAATGAAAAACATCGAATTATTGTAGAAACAATTGTAGATTTTGCTAAAAAAGTAGAAGCAAAAACTGTTGCAGAATTTGTTTTTGATGAGAATATATTTAACATTGTAAAAAAAATTGGTGTTAATTTTTCACAAGGTTATTACACAGGAAAACCTTCAAGTTCTATCTAA